In Chloroflexota bacterium, the DNA window TGACGGCGGCGGGTGGGCAATTGCCCGTTGCCCTGGGGCTGCTGCGGCGGCTGCGGGCCGGTCGCTGGGACGCCCTGGCGCTGCTGCACCACCTGACCACGGTATTCGGGATCGCCAAGTACGCGGCGCTCGGCCTCGCGAGCGGTGCGCCGATTGTCGCCGGCCTTGACAACGGCAAGGGCGTCTTCCTGACGGCGCGGGTGCTGGACGAAGGCTTCGGCGTGCGCCACGAAGCCGACTACTGGCTGGCCGTGGCGCGGCTGCTGGGCGGGCAGAATCCCGCGCCCCGCTACGAGCTGCCGATGACCGCTGATGACCATGCCTGGGCCGCGAGCCAACTTGCCGCCCTGGGCGACACACCGCGCGGCGTCGTGGCGGCGCACCCGGGGTCGGGGGTGTTCAGCCTGGCGCGACGCTGGCCGGCCGAGCGCTTCGGGACGGTCCTGCGGACCCTGCGGCAGCGGCACGACCTCGCTCCCGTGGTGCTGCGAGGCCCCGGCCAGGACGAGGCGATGCTGGCCCGGACGGTCGCGATGGCGGCTGGCGGGGCCACGGTCGTCGGTCCATCGCCGACGCTCGGCGCGCTCGGGGCGTTCCTGAGCCGGGTGCGCCTCTTCGTCGGCAACGACAGCGGGGTGCTCCAGATGGCCGTGGCGGCGGGCGCGCCGATTGTCGGGATCTACGGTCCGACCAGCTCTCGGGTCTGGGGACCGTACCCGCTGACCTCCCCCCGGCACGCCGTCGTCGAGGAGACGCTGGCCTGCGCGCCGTGCATCCACCGCGAGCACAGCCTCGGAACGCCCCAGGGCTGCCCGGCACGGACCTGCCTCGACCTGATCCAGCCATCTGCTGTCGTCGAAGCGGCTGGGCGCGTGCTGGCTGCCAGCGCCGAGCCGTCGGATGCTGGCAACCCGTCGCTGGTCGGAGCGGCCCCATGAGCGAGCAGCCGGCCACCGTCACGACCGGGCACGCGTCTCTCGCCGACGAGCCGCCTCCAGGGCCGACGGCGGCCACCGGTCCAGGTCCGTGGCGCTGCCTGCGCGATCCAGGTGTCGAGACGTATCTGCGGTGTGGTCGCTGCGAGACGCCGATCTGTCCGCGCTGCCTGATCCAGACGCCGGTCGGCTCACGCTGCCGGGATTGCGCCCAGCTTCGCCGCCTGCCGATGTTCGAGGTGCGGCCCGTCCACTACCTGCGTGGCCTGGCGGCCGGACTGGCTGCCGGCGTCGCGGCGGGGCTGGTGATGGTGCTGCTCCAGACAAACATCCGCCTCTTCGGCATTTTCGGGCTGCTGATGGTCGCGGCTGTCGGCTATCTGGTCGGAGAGGCGATGTCCCGAGGGACGCGCGGGAAGCGCGGGCTGCCACTGGCGATCC includes these proteins:
- a CDS encoding glycosyltransferase family 9 protein, whose translation is MKRVLVVKLADLGDLLTATPAIRALRLAHPDAHIGALITPKCVPILDGSDLVDEIIPFEKASFDRLTAAGGQLPVALGLLRRLRAGRWDALALLHHLTTVFGIAKYAALGLASGAPIVAGLDNGKGVFLTARVLDEGFGVRHEADYWLAVARLLGGQNPAPRYELPMTADDHAWAASQLAALGDTPRGVVAAHPGSGVFSLARRWPAERFGTVLRTLRQRHDLAPVVLRGPGQDEAMLARTVAMAAGGATVVGPSPTLGALGAFLSRVRLFVGNDSGVLQMAVAAGAPIVGIYGPTSSRVWGPYPLTSPRHAVVEETLACAPCIHREHSLGTPQGCPARTCLDLIQPSAVVEAAGRVLAASAEPSDAGNPSLVGAAP